One Bacillus solimangrovi genomic window carries:
- the bluB gene encoding 5,6-dimethylbenzimidazole synthase, whose translation MFSKEERDVVYRVIERRRDIRSFLPNPIPVEAIQRILAAGHSGPSVGFMQPWNFILITTDEVKERLAWAAEKERKALAIHYDGEKKNNFLELKVEGLKQAPLTICVTCDPTRGGSHVLGRNSIPETDIMSVSCAIQNMWLASCVEGIALGWVSFYKKNDVRDILNIPPHIDPVALLSLGYTENYPDSPILELQNWEKRRDLQKLIYFEKWGAEGELKSEID comes from the coding sequence ATGTTTTCAAAAGAGGAACGTGATGTTGTCTATCGAGTCATTGAGAGAAGAAGGGATATTCGTTCTTTTTTACCGAACCCAATACCAGTGGAAGCAATACAAAGAATTCTTGCGGCAGGTCATAGTGGACCATCTGTTGGTTTTATGCAACCTTGGAATTTTATATTAATAACTACTGATGAAGTGAAAGAAAGGTTAGCGTGGGCAGCGGAAAAAGAAAGAAAAGCACTGGCAATTCATTATGATGGTGAAAAGAAAAATAATTTTTTAGAATTGAAGGTCGAAGGTTTGAAGCAGGCTCCATTAACGATTTGCGTTACGTGTGATCCGACTCGTGGTGGATCTCATGTTCTTGGTCGTAATTCAATTCCAGAAACGGATATTATGTCTGTCTCATGTGCCATTCAAAATATGTGGCTTGCCTCATGTGTTGAAGGAATAGCATTGGGTTGGGTGAGCTTTTACAAAAAGAATGATGTAAGAGATATTTTGAATATACCACCACACATTGACCCAGTTGCACTTCTGTCATTAGGTTACACAGAGAATTATCCAGACTCTCCAATATTAGAACTTCAGAACTGGGAGAAACGTCGCGACCTACAAAAGCTCATTTATTTTGAAAAATGGGGAGCAGAAGGGGAGTTGAAATCAGAAATTGACTAA
- a CDS encoding polysaccharide deacetylase family protein, with amino-acid sequence MNKNRIITYLLFIAMLTTMSPIVEAQESKLPEAAIYIDKQPINTRYIMRDDHLLVPALFLKNTGAQVDKNEKYNSIVFKMKNKLFSLPIGTNYLDDYNSWLDIWKRSTISTATVNFRGEIFVPLIDVATKLGMNVTYDSVNKTTLITTNYTIESNLVRNVNTTEKLVALTFDDGPEDKYTPEILDILKEKGVKATFYVVGQQIEKFPEQMRRIVNEGHGIGNHTWSHPDLKNKWSATVKEELLSTQDQIEKVVGLQSDLVRPPYGSYTKAETVLFNEIGLKNILWNVDTEDWSGNSADEILSNVRKDLAPGSIVLQHNFGGNFLDGTVEALPRIIDELHEEGYQFVTIHTLLDRAK; translated from the coding sequence GTGAATAAAAATCGGATTATAACGTATTTGCTATTCATTGCGATGCTTACTACTATGTCTCCAATTGTTGAAGCGCAAGAATCAAAGTTACCTGAAGCAGCTATTTATATCGATAAACAACCTATAAATACGAGATATATTATGAGAGATGATCATTTACTCGTACCAGCTCTCTTTCTCAAGAATACTGGTGCTCAAGTTGATAAGAATGAAAAATATAATTCTATAGTATTTAAAATGAAAAATAAGCTGTTTTCGTTGCCGATTGGTACAAATTATTTAGATGACTATAATTCGTGGTTGGACATATGGAAAAGGAGTACTATTTCTACTGCGACAGTGAATTTTAGAGGAGAAATATTTGTTCCTTTAATAGATGTTGCTACTAAATTAGGAATGAATGTTACGTATGATTCGGTTAATAAGACTACATTAATTACGACCAATTACACGATAGAATCAAATTTAGTTCGTAATGTTAATACAACTGAAAAGCTAGTAGCCTTGACATTTGATGATGGACCAGAAGATAAATATACACCTGAAATCTTAGATATATTAAAAGAAAAGGGTGTAAAAGCAACATTTTATGTTGTCGGACAGCAAATTGAAAAATTTCCAGAACAGATGAGAAGAATTGTGAATGAAGGTCATGGCATAGGTAATCACACATGGAGTCATCCAGATTTGAAAAACAAATGGTCGGCAACTGTAAAGGAAGAATTATTATCGACTCAAGATCAAATCGAAAAAGTAGTAGGACTTCAATCAGATTTAGTTCGTCCACCATATGGTTCTTATACGAAAGCGGAGACGGTACTCTTTAATGAAATTGGTTTGAAAAATATTTTGTGGAATGTAGATACAGAAGATTGGAGTGGGAACTCTGCAGATGAGATCTTGAGTAATGTAAGAAAGGATCTTGCTCCAGGAAGCATTGTTTTACAACATAATTTTGGTGGTAACTTCTTAGACGGAACAGTTGAAGCTCTCCCAAGAATCATTGATGAATTACATGAGGAAGGATATCAATTCGTTACGATTCATACATTGTTAGATAGAGCAAAATGA
- a CDS encoding DEAD/DEAH box helicase, which produces MSKRSFEAYDLCEQILKALSSLNYEEPTEVQAKVIPYALQMKDLIVKSQTGSGKTAAFAIPICELVEWEENKPQALILTPTRELAAQVKEDISNIGRFKRIKATAVYGKQPFAKQKIELKQKSHVVVGTPGRVLDHIEKGTLVIERLKYLIIDEADEMLNMGFIDQVEAIIERLPSERVTLLFSATLPEDIKQLSDQYMNEPKNIEVEASSITANKIEHALIEVDERDKFTLLKDVTIVENPDSCIIFCRTQERVDELFEKLDDLHYPVDKLHGGMIQEDRFDVMDEFKRGEFRYLVATDVAARGIDVEDITHVINYDLPLEKESYVHRTGRTGRAGKEGKALTFVTSYEQKFVEGIEEYIGFELPQIDAPSKAKIASAKSAFENKLNEEPEIKEDKNTVLNQDIMKLYFNGGKKKKIRAVDFVGTIAKIAGVSAADIGIITIQENHSYVDILNGKGSLVLHEMKKTTVKGKKLKVHEAKK; this is translated from the coding sequence ATGAGTAAAAGAAGTTTTGAAGCATATGATTTATGTGAGCAGATTTTGAAAGCTCTCTCTAGTTTGAACTATGAAGAACCAACAGAAGTACAAGCTAAAGTTATTCCATATGCATTACAAATGAAAGATCTAATTGTGAAATCACAAACAGGTAGTGGGAAGACAGCAGCATTTGCTATTCCGATCTGTGAGTTAGTTGAATGGGAAGAGAATAAACCACAAGCTCTAATTTTAACCCCAACTCGAGAACTTGCTGCTCAAGTGAAAGAAGATATATCAAATATAGGAAGATTCAAACGAATCAAAGCAACGGCTGTATACGGAAAACAACCTTTTGCGAAACAGAAAATAGAATTGAAACAAAAATCACATGTCGTTGTAGGTACTCCTGGCAGAGTCTTGGATCATATAGAAAAAGGCACACTCGTCATTGAACGATTGAAATACCTTATTATCGATGAGGCTGATGAGATGCTTAATATGGGTTTTATTGATCAAGTGGAAGCAATTATAGAGAGGCTGCCATCCGAACGAGTGACATTATTGTTTTCTGCAACATTACCAGAAGATATTAAACAACTTTCTGATCAGTATATGAACGAGCCAAAGAATATAGAGGTTGAAGCTTCTAGTATTACAGCGAATAAAATTGAACACGCCCTTATTGAGGTGGATGAACGAGATAAATTTACCTTGTTGAAAGATGTAACGATCGTTGAGAATCCAGATAGCTGTATTATTTTTTGTCGAACACAAGAGAGGGTTGATGAGTTGTTTGAGAAGTTGGATGATCTTCATTATCCTGTTGATAAACTTCATGGGGGAATGATACAGGAAGATCGTTTTGATGTAATGGATGAATTCAAAAGAGGAGAATTTCGTTATTTAGTTGCGACGGATGTTGCAGCAAGAGGCATTGATGTAGAAGATATAACACATGTTATCAATTATGACTTACCATTAGAAAAGGAAAGTTATGTACATCGAACGGGAAGAACAGGACGAGCAGGTAAAGAGGGGAAAGCTCTCACATTTGTTACTTCTTATGAACAGAAATTTGTTGAAGGTATTGAAGAGTATATCGGTTTTGAACTACCCCAAATTGACGCGCCTTCAAAAGCGAAGATTGCAAGTGCAAAATCAGCATTTGAAAATAAACTTAATGAAGAGCCTGAAATAAAGGAAGATAAAAATACAGTGTTGAATCAAGATATTATGAAACTTTATTTCAATGGTGGTAAGAAAAAGAAGATTAGAGCAGTTGATTTTGTTGGAACGATCGCCAAAATAGCTGGTGTATCAGCCGCTGATATTGGGATTATTACGATACAGGAAAATCATTCATATGTAGATATATTAAACGGCAAAGGTTCACTTGTATTACATGAGATGAAGAAAACGACAGTAAAGGGTAAAAAATTAAAGGTACATGAAGCGAAAAAGTAA
- a CDS encoding Gfo/Idh/MocA family protein, with translation MTKPRIGIVGLGDIAQKVYLPILTKEENWSLVGAFTPNVKKRNDLCSTYRIEGFPDLSSLSSQCDIVFVHSSTDSHFEIVKTLLERGKDVYVDKPLAATYREAEQLVELSIKLNRKLMVGFNRRFAPLYQKAKNKVDEVSWIRMEKHRPNTINRVPFEETLLDDYIHLIDTVRWLSDGKMQIEGGLIVTNSEHHLINSQHTFSCNQDLTRVYTGMHRKAGTGLELLELVGTDRIMRVKNLHTLEIEENNVVTKTESGSWDTILKEKGFVGAIHHFVEAVEGDTEPIVNGVEALETQRMMEQLLLTSSIKEME, from the coding sequence TTGACTAAACCTCGTATTGGAATTGTTGGGTTAGGGGATATTGCTCAAAAAGTTTACCTACCTATATTAACTAAAGAAGAAAACTGGTCATTAGTGGGTGCGTTCACTCCAAATGTGAAGAAAAGAAATGACCTTTGCTCAACATATAGAATAGAAGGTTTTCCTGATTTAAGTAGTTTATCTTCTCAATGTGATATTGTTTTTGTTCATAGCTCTACTGATTCTCATTTTGAAATTGTGAAGACATTATTAGAACGTGGAAAAGACGTGTATGTAGATAAGCCGCTTGCTGCAACTTATCGAGAGGCTGAACAGCTAGTTGAATTGTCGATCAAGCTGAATCGGAAACTAATGGTTGGATTTAATCGTAGATTCGCACCACTTTATCAAAAGGCTAAAAATAAAGTAGATGAAGTTTCGTGGATCAGAATGGAGAAACATCGTCCAAACACGATCAATCGTGTTCCTTTCGAAGAAACATTATTAGATGATTATATACACCTTATAGATACAGTCAGATGGCTTTCAGATGGAAAAATGCAAATTGAAGGCGGCCTTATCGTTACAAACAGTGAGCACCACCTTATTAATAGCCAACATACGTTCAGTTGTAATCAAGACTTAACGAGAGTGTATACTGGTATGCACCGTAAAGCGGGTACTGGTCTAGAGTTATTAGAGTTAGTTGGAACCGATCGAATCATGAGAGTGAAAAACCTCCATACGTTAGAAATTGAAGAAAACAATGTGGTAACAAAAACTGAGTCAGGATCATGGGATACAATTTTGAAGGAAAAAGGATTTGTAGGTGCGATTCATCATTTTGTTGAAGCGGTTGAAGGTGACACTGAACCAATCGTCAATGGTGTTGAGGCTTTAGAGACGCAACGGATGATGGAGCAGTTACTACTCACGAGTAGCATAAAAGAAATGGAGTAG